Proteins from one Paenibacillus pabuli genomic window:
- a CDS encoding CPBP family intramembrane glutamic endopeptidase, translating to MATPQTGKTPSFSERRPVLAVIIIELLLLLAVFAAGAVATVKQLDYTSPVLMSFTPMAVVLIIYLTLRRRWAETGFRSLRTIPIQHAKYYIPLLLVLGTIALKGFAELTLAKVIFFIFFTLLVAFVEETIYRGLIFKMLLRKSAMAAVVTSSILFSITHMLNALSGQSMADTLLQLIYALLLGAVLALLMLKNGNIIPLILFHFIHNLIQFLSDDLRDTNTLPYDLFLLIVLVVHCIWLIYSARKAKRFSSDPGAAGHKVTH from the coding sequence ATGGCAACCCCACAAACCGGGAAAACACCATCATTCTCCGAACGCAGACCGGTACTGGCTGTTATTATTATTGAACTGCTGCTCTTGCTCGCTGTATTTGCAGCAGGGGCTGTGGCGACTGTGAAGCAATTGGATTATACTTCGCCAGTGCTTATGTCCTTTACGCCGATGGCTGTTGTGCTCATCATTTATCTGACCCTGCGACGCAGGTGGGCCGAGACTGGATTTCGTTCACTAAGAACCATCCCGATTCAGCACGCAAAGTATTATATTCCGCTACTCCTTGTACTGGGTACTATCGCCCTGAAAGGTTTTGCGGAACTGACTCTGGCGAAGGTGATCTTTTTTATCTTTTTTACGCTGCTCGTCGCCTTTGTGGAAGAAACCATTTACCGTGGACTCATATTCAAAATGTTACTTCGCAAGAGTGCAATGGCAGCGGTAGTTACCTCAAGCATTTTATTTTCCATTACACATATGTTAAATGCACTCTCAGGTCAGAGCATGGCTGATACGCTGCTGCAACTGATCTATGCCCTGCTGCTGGGAGCTGTACTGGCGCTGTTAATGCTCAAAAACGGAAATATCATTCCTTTGATTTTGTTCCACTTCATACATAATTTGATCCAATTCCTAAGTGATGACCTGCGGGATACGAATACTCTTCCTTATGATCTTTTCTTGTTAATAGTCCTTGTTGTTCATTGTATATGGTTAATCTATAGTGCTCGAAAAGCTAAAAGGTTCTCTTCTGATCCGGGAGCTGCCGGACATAAGGTTACACATTAG